The Rhodococcus rhodochrous DNA window ATCAAGGGCCCCATGGGCACCGCACAGGACATGCTCGACCTACTCGGCGGTGATTCCGCCAAGCTCGCGCAGCTCGAGCAGAAGGTCGCGCAGCATCTCGGCTTCGCGAACGTCTTCACCAGCGTCGGCCAGGTCTACCCGCGTTCGCTCGACCACGACGTGCTCTCCGCGCTCGTGCAGGTCGGCGCCGGCCCCGCGTCGTTCGCCCACACCATCCGGCTCATGGCCGGCCACGAACTCGTCACCGAGGGCTTCCAGCCCGGCCAGGTGGGGTCGTCCGCCATGCCGCACAAGATGAACACCCGCTCGTGCGAGCGCGTCGACGGCCTGCAGGTCGTCCTGCGCGGGTACGCGTCGATGGCCGCCGAACTCGCCGGCGCGCAGTGGAACGAGGGCGACGTCTTCTGCTCGGTCGTCCGGCGTGTGGCCCTGCCCGACGCCTTCTTCGCGATCGACGGCCAGATGGAGACCTTCCTGACGGTCCTCGCGGAGTTCGGTGCCTACCCGGCGGTGATCGAGAAGGAACTCGTGCGGTACCTGCCGTTCCTCGCGACGACCAAGGTCCTCATGGCCGCGGTCCGGGCCGGGGTGGGTCGCGAGACCGCACACGAGGTCATCAAGGAGCACGCGGTCTCCGTCGCACTCGCGATGCGCGAGGAGGGTCGCGAACCCGATCTGCTCGACCGTCTCGCCGCCGACGGCCGACTTCCGCTCGACCGCGCCGCGCTCGACGCGGCACTGGCCGACCGGGAGGTCTTCGCCGGAGCAGCGGTCGCGCAGGTCGAAGCGGTCGTCGCGGCGGTGCAGGACCTCGTAACGCAGTATCCGGAAGCAGCGAAGTACACGCCGGCGCCGATTCTGTAGGAAGCCGATTCGACAGGAATCACGGGAACCGACTGCCGGGGGGAGTGTCCGATGGGGGTGGCGGTATCAGCAGGGGAGAACGAAGTGTCGGTGAAACCGGGAAATACGGGTCGGGTGCGTGACGCAGCGCGAACACGCACCGCGCTGCTCGATGCGGCGCGCGAGGTGTTCCTGCGCGACGGATACGCGGCGGCGGCCACGGAGGAGATCGTCTCGGTCGCGGGGGTGACGCGCGGTGCGCTCTACCACCACTTCGCAGACAAGCGCGATCTGTTCCGCGGCGTCATCGAACGCATCCAGAAGGAGGCGGAGAGCTCCCTGGTCCCGGCCGAACCGGTCGAGGACCCCTGGGAGGGCTTCACCCAGGCCGTGCTCGCCTCGCTCGACGCCGTCTACGATCCCGCGACCCGCCGGCTGCTGCTCATCGAAGCCCCCGCGGTCCTCGGTTGGGCCGAGGTCCGCGAGACCCACCGGCATTCCTCGCTGAAGGCCATCGAGCGCATGCTCGTCACCCTCGATCCCGACACCTACGAGGCGTCGCGCACGCGGACGTCGGTGCTCGCGCATCTGCTCGTCGCGGCCGTCGAGGAAGCGATGCTGTGCCTCGCGCACAGCGACGATCCGGTGCGCGACCGTCCTGCGGTGCAGGGCGAACTGCTGCGCCTGCTCGAAACCGCGCGCGGACCGGCGCGTGCGGAGGAGTCCACGCCACGGTGACGGACTGCATCTTCTGCGCCATCGTGGCCGGGCAGTCGCCGGCCAGCGTCGTACTCGACGAACCCGACGTGCTCGCATTCATGGACATCCGCCCGTTCACCCCGGGTCACCTGCTCGTGATCCCGAAGCGGCACGCCTCCGGACTGGCACAGCTCGATCCCGACGACGGAGCGAAGGTGTTCGCGGCGGGGCAACGGATCGCCACGGCGATGCGCGCGTCCGACCTCCCGATCGAAGGCGTGAACTTGTTCCTCGCCGACGGCGTGGCCGCCGGCCAGGAGGTCTTCCACGTCCATCTGCACCTCGTTCCGCGCAGGGCCGGGGACGGCTTCGGGATCCGCGCCGACTGGCGGACACCGAATCGGACCGTGCTCGACGGCACGGCCGCCACCATCCGCACCGCCGTGGAGACACACCGGTCGTGATGCAGTGACAGGTGCATACGTTCAGCCGATCGCGCCGGTCGGCGGGTCGCTCGCGTGGTCCGCACTGGTGGCGGTACTCCCGCTGTTGACCATGCTCGTCCTGCTCGCCGTCTTCCGGCTGCGGTCGCATTCGGCCGCGGGAATCGCGGTGGTCGTGGCCCTGATCGTGGGCACCGCCGTCTACGGCATGCCGGTCGGCTCTGCGCTCAGCGCCGGTGTCGAAGGTGCGGTCTTCGGTCTCTTCCCGATCATGTGGACGGTGGTCAACGCCGTCTGGGTGTACCGGCTCACCGTCGAATCCGGGCACTTCGACGTCCTCACCCGCGCCTTCGGTCGAATATCCCCGGATCCGCGGATCCTGACCATCGTCATCGCCTTCCTGTTCGGCGCGCTGCTCGAGGCGGTCGCCGGTTTCGGCACCCCCATCGTCGTCGCGACCGTCGTGCTCATCGGTGCCGGTCTGCCGCCGGTGCGTGCTGCTGCGGCGTCGCTGCTCGCCAACTCGGTCGTCACCCCGCTCGGCGTCATGGGCACACCGATCCTGACGATGTCGCGCGTGTCGGAGATCCCGATCGACGAGATCGGACCGGTCGTCGCGCGTCAGGTCTGCCTGCTCGCGGTGTTCGTCCCGCTCGTGCTGGTCGCGGTGGTCGGCGGGTGGCGCGGTGTCCGCGAGACGTGGCCGGTCGCGCTCATCGTCGGACTCGCCTTCGGCGCCGCCCAGTTCGTGTGCGCGAGCTACCTCACCGTGGGGCTGAGCAACATCGCCGGCGCCGTGGCCGGTCTGCTCGTGCTGCTGGTCGCGGTGAAGGTGCACCCCACGCATCGGGAGGCCCGCCGGGCCGCGGCCGACCGGATCCACGACTCGCGACGACGCGTCGTCGAGGCGTTCGCCCCCTACGCGCTGATCGTGGTCGTCTTCCTCGTCAGCCGGTTCGGTCCGGTGGCGTCGCTGCTGTCGAACGCGAGCCTGTCGTTCCCCTGGCCGGGTGTGGACGTGACCACGGCCGACGGGGACGTTCCCACCGCGGAGACCTTCACCATCGATCTGCTCACCGCCCCGGGCAGCCTCGTCTTCGTCGCCGCGCTGCTGTCGATGCCGGTGCTGAAGGTCGCGGTGGCCGACGCGGTGCGATGCTTCGTCGCG harbors:
- a CDS encoding L-lactate permease, whose translation is MTGAYVQPIAPVGGSLAWSALVAVLPLLTMLVLLAVFRLRSHSAAGIAVVVALIVGTAVYGMPVGSALSAGVEGAVFGLFPIMWTVVNAVWVYRLTVESGHFDVLTRAFGRISPDPRILTIVIAFLFGALLEAVAGFGTPIVVATVVLIGAGLPPVRAAAASLLANSVVTPLGVMGTPILTMSRVSEIPIDEIGPVVARQVCLLAVFVPLVLVAVVGGWRGVRETWPVALIVGLAFGAAQFVCASYLTVGLSNIAGAVAGLLVLLVAVKVHPTHREARRAAADRIHDSRRRVVEAFAPYALIVVVFLVSRFGPVASLLSNASLSFPWPGVDVTTADGDVPTAETFTIDLLTAPGSLVFVAALLSMPVLKVAVADAVRCFVAAVVQLRWSFATVMAVLALAYVMNLSGQTATIGGFLAGAGVAFALLSPVLGWLGVVVTGSNTASNAMFGSLQVAAAQQSGLDPTVLVAGNMAGGTTGTPIALQNLALVSSVKGLSGKDGLLMRRIWPLSIAGLAVLAVLVWLQSTSVLGWMVP
- a CDS encoding TetR/AcrR family transcriptional regulator, producing MRDAARTRTALLDAAREVFLRDGYAAAATEEIVSVAGVTRGALYHHFADKRDLFRGVIERIQKEAESSLVPAEPVEDPWEGFTQAVLASLDAVYDPATRRLLLIEAPAVLGWAEVRETHRHSSLKAIERMLVTLDPDTYEASRTRTSVLAHLLVAAVEEAMLCLAHSDDPVRDRPAVQGELLRLLETARGPARAEESTPR
- the purB gene encoding adenylosuccinate lyase; the encoded protein is MSHIPNVLATRYASPELRDLWSPEYKIVLERQLWLAVLRAQAELGIDVPAEAIADYERVVEQVDLESIAQRERVTRHDVKARIEEFNALAGHEHVHKGMTSRDLTENVEQLQILRSLEHVHSHGVAVAARLAERATEYASLVMAGRSHNVAAQATTLGKRFASAADELLIALQRVRELIARYPLRGIKGPMGTAQDMLDLLGGDSAKLAQLEQKVAQHLGFANVFTSVGQVYPRSLDHDVLSALVQVGAGPASFAHTIRLMAGHELVTEGFQPGQVGSSAMPHKMNTRSCERVDGLQVVLRGYASMAAELAGAQWNEGDVFCSVVRRVALPDAFFAIDGQMETFLTVLAEFGAYPAVIEKELVRYLPFLATTKVLMAAVRAGVGRETAHEVIKEHAVSVALAMREEGREPDLLDRLAADGRLPLDRAALDAALADREVFAGAAVAQVEAVVAAVQDLVTQYPEAAKYTPAPIL
- a CDS encoding HIT family protein, yielding MTDCIFCAIVAGQSPASVVLDEPDVLAFMDIRPFTPGHLLVIPKRHASGLAQLDPDDGAKVFAAGQRIATAMRASDLPIEGVNLFLADGVAAGQEVFHVHLHLVPRRAGDGFGIRADWRTPNRTVLDGTAATIRTAVETHRS